CGCTGCCCAGCACCGACCCGACCTGGCGGGTCGCGTTGTACACGCCGGATCCCGCCCCGGCCAGGTCAGGCGGCAGATTACGCGTCGCGGTCGCGGCCAGCGGAGACCAGATGAACGCCATGCCGATGCCCATCACCAACTGCGGCAGCAGCAACCGCCAGATGGGAGTCGTCGGCGTCATCTCCATGGCCAACCAGGTCAACCCGACCGCCATGGCCGAGAAACCGAAACCGATCACCGGCGTCGGATGGGCCCGGTCGACGATGCGCCCGACGACCGGCGCCAGGACACCGCTCGCTATCGCCGTCGGAGCGGTCAGCAGCGCCGAACGGATCGGCGACAGTCCGCACACGGTCTGGGCGTAGAACATCAACGGCAGGATCATCGCCGTCACCGCGAACCCGATCGTCGCGACACCCACGTTGGCCAGGCTGAAATCTCGATCCTTGAAGATCTGCAGCGGGATCAGCGGCTCTTCGGTGTTGACCGCCTGCCAGCACACGAACGCCACCATCACCGCGATGCCGACCGCGCCGGTGGCCCACACCCACGGCGCCCAGTGCCGCGACTGGCCTTCCTGCAGCGCGAACACGATCAGGAACATGCCGACACCGGACAACACCACGCCCAGCACGTCGAACCGGTGCGGTTGCGTCGGCAATACCGGGACCAGCCACACCGCCAGCCCCAGACCCACGATGCCGATCGGCACGTTGACGAAGAAGATCCACTGCCAGCCCAGGCTCCCGACCAGCACGCCTCCGGCCAGCGGCCCGACCAGCGTCGCCACCCCGGCCGTGGCACCCCAGACGCTCATCGCCACCCCGCGCCGCTCCGGCGGGAAGATGCGGGTGATCGTGGACAACGTCTGCGGAGTCAGCAGGGCCGCACCGACGCCCTGCACCACCCGGGCGGCGATCAGCATCCCGATACTGCCGGCCAGACCGCACCACAGCGACGCCGCGGTGAACACGGCCAAACCGGCCAGGTAGAGGTTCTTGGGCCCGTACATATCGCCCAACCGGCCTGCCACCAGCAGGGGGACCGCGTACGCGAGCAGGTACGCGCTGGTCACCCAGATCACGCCGTCGTAGTCGGCGCCGAGCTGTTCCATGATCGTCGGATTGGCGACCGCGACGATGGTCGCGTCGACCAGGATCATGAAGAAGCCGACCATCATCGCCCACAGCGCGTTCCACGGATTGTCCGGACGCGCAAGCACCCAGCCCTGCGGGCTCGGGGTGCGGGCGTTCAGCGCTGGGGACATGGCGATGTGGTGTGTTGGGCCTCTGGTCCGACCTAGTTGGGTTGTTGGCGGGCCCAGCCGACGCTACCCGGGACGGGGTCAGGCCGGCTCGACAACCGCCTCGGAGACGATCTCGAGCGTGTCGCCCGGGTATTCGCTCGGCTCCTCAGCGCCGTTACGCCGACCCACCAGCAGCAGAGCCGCCAAGGCGATCGCCATACCGCCCGTCATCACCCACGACAACGCCAGCGCCCCATTGCCCAGGGCCCCGATCGCCGGTGCTACCGCCGCACCCAACCCGAACTGGGCCGCACCCAGTAGGGCGGCCGCCGTACCGGCAGCGTCGGGATGGCGCGACAGCGCGACCGCCGGAGCGTTGGGAAGCACCAGACCCATCCCTGCCAAGATGGCCAGCACCGGCACCACGAACGCGGACAGCCCGCCCACGTGGGCGACGGTCAGCACGACGAACACCACCCCGGCCAACGCCGACCAACTCAGTGCTGCCACCGTGATGGCCTGCGGTGAGAACCGGCGCAGCAAAACGACGTTGAACTGCGTGGAACCGATCAGCGCGATCGCGCCCGCAGCGAACACCAGCGCGAAGGCCTGCTGATCCAGGCCGTAGTGGCCCTGCAGGACGAACGGCGCCGCCGAGATGTAGGCGAACAGGCCGGACATGCCCAGCGCCGCCACCAGCACCAGGATCACGAACCGAGAGTCGCGCAGCAACTCGATGTAGGTGCCGACGATGCCGCGCACTGCCAGCGGCCGCCGGTGCGACACGGGCAGCGTCTCGGGCAACGCGAGCGCGGCCATCGCCAACAGGGCACCGGCCACCACCACGAGCGCGACGAACACCCAGTGCCAGGACCCGTGCAACAGCACGGCCGCACCCAACGACGGGGCCAGCACCGGCGCCACGCCGAGCACCAGCATCAGCCGCGACATGACGGTGGCCGCCACCGTGCCGCTGAACAGGTCACCCACCACGGCGATGGCCACCACCGACGCTGCTGCCGCGCCCATGCCCTGCAGCCCGCGTGCCACCCCGAGAACCGCGATGTCGGGCGCCAGCACGCACAACACCGAGGCCACCATGTGCAGCACGATGCCCGCCATCAACGGGCGCCTGCGTCCTAGCGAATCCGACAGCGGGCCGACGATCAGCTGCCCGAGCGCCAGACCCGCCAGGGTTCCGGTGAGCGTCAACTGCGACACCGAGGAGGAAACCGACAGCTCCTCGGCGATCCGGGGCAGAGCCGGCAGATACATGTCGATGGTCAGCGGACCCAGCGCCACCAGGGCACCCAGGACGAGAATCATCCGAACCCGGCCCGGCATCCGACTGTGCTCAGCTACCGATTTCGTCTGGTCCACGTCGGGCGATGATGCCATGAAGATGAACAGCCCCGCATCGCGGTTTTTTGTTCCCGTGACCGCGCTCACCCTCGGGCACCGGCTCGGGTGGCCGTTCGTTCTCCCGTGGTCAGGTGACGCGTTAGCCTGGCAGTCAACGATGGGTTCACACCTGGGAGGCCCCGAAGTGCGTGCGCGGTCCAAAGCCCAACTGCCGGCGACGGTCGAGCAGACCGAAGATCCCAGCACAGCTGCGAAGGTGCTCTCGGCCATCATCGAGCGCAGCTCGCGTGTCCAGGCCCCGGCCGTCAAGGCGTATGTGGACCGGTTGCGCAGCCAGCAACCTGACGCCACTCCGGCCGAGATCGTGACCCGGCTGGAGAAGCACTACCTGGCCGCCGTGATGGCCAGTGGCGCCGCCGTCGGTTCGGCCGCCGCGTTCCCGGGCATCGGGACTCTGGCGGCGCTGTCGGCGGTGGCCGGCGAGACCGTCGTGTTCCTGGAGGCCACGTCGGTGTTCGTGCTCGCGGTCGCCGAGGTGCACGGCATCCCTGCCGGCCACCGCGAACGTCGCCGTGCGCTGGTGCTTTCCGTCCTGGTCGGCGAGGACAGCAAGCACGCCATCGCCGATCTACTCGGCAGTAAGCGAACCAGCGGCGCGTGGCTGTCCGACGGTGCGGCGACGCTGCCGCTGCCCGCGGTCTCGCAGCTCAACTCCCGGCTGGTCAGGTACTTCGTCAAGCGGTATACGCTCAAGCGCGGCGCGATGGCCTTCGGCAAGATGCTGCCGGTGGGCATCGGAGCTGTCATCGGCGGTGTCGGCAACCGGCTGATGGGTAAGAAGATCGTCGCCAACGCCCGCCAGGCGTTCGGCGCGCCCCCGCCGCGGTGGCCCGCAACGTTGCATGTGCTGCCGCCCGCTAACTCCTGAGGCCCATGGTGACCTCAGGTGACACTGAAAGGCGATAGCCTTTATGCGGCGGTCCAGCGGGGTCGACCGCCTACACAAGAACACAAGCGGCCAGCCTGCATGTGACGGCTAGCCGGACACAAGAATCGAGGCGAGTGTCTGCCGTGAGCAGTTCACCTTCACCATTCGGGCAGAACGAGTGGTTGGTCGAGGAGATGTATCGCAAGTTCCGCGAGGATCCCTCTTCGGTGGATCCGAGTTGGCACGAATTTCTGGTCGACTACTCCCCTGAACCCACCACCGACAACACAGTCGCCAACGGTCAACCGGCGGCGCCGGTCGCACCGCCCACCCCCGCTCCGGCACCCCCTGCCGCCCCGGCCGCAGCCCCGGCGCAAGCCGCACCCGCCAAGGCAGCTCCGGCAAAGGCGGCTCCGGCCAAGCCTGCTCCGGCGAAGGCCGCCAAGTCAGGCCCGAGCCCTGCCGAAGACGACGAGACCCAGGTACTGCGCGGCGCCGCGGCAGCCGTGGTCAAGAACATGAACGCCTCGCTGGAGGTGCCCACCGCTACCAGCGTGCGGGCCATCCCGGCCAAGCTGATGATCGACAACCGCGTCGTCATCAACAACCACCTCAAGCGCACGCGGGGCGGCAAGGTCAGCTTCACCCACCTGCTCGGCTACGCGATCGTGCAGGCGGTCAAGAAGTTCCCGAACATGAACCGGTACTTCGCCGAGGTCAACGGCAAGCCCGCCGCGGTCACCCCGGCCCACACGAACCTGGGCCTGGCCATCGACCTGCCCGGCAAAGACGGCAACCGCTCACTGGTGGTCGCTGCCATCAAGCGTTGCGAGACAATGCATTTCGGCCAGTTCATCGCGGCCTACGAGGACATCGTGCGGCGGGCCCGCGACGGCAAGCTCACCGCCGAGGACTTCTCCGGCGTGACCATCTCGCTGACCAACCCCGGCACCATCGGCACCGTGCACTCGGTACCGCGCTTGATGCAGGGCCAGGGCGCGATCATCGGCGCCGGCGCCATGGAGTACCCGGCCGAGTTCCAGGGAGCCAGCGAGGAACGCATCGCCGAGCTGGGCATCGGCAAGCTGATCACCCTGACCTCCACCTACGACCATCGCATCATCCAGGGCGCCGAGTCCGGCGACTTCCTGCGCACCATCCACCAGCTGCTGCTCGACGACGAGTTCTTCGACGAGATCTTCCGCGAGCTGGGCATCCCCTACGAGCCCGTGCGGTGGCGCACCGACAACCCGGACTCCATCGCGGACAAGAACGCCCGGGTCATCGAACTGATCGCGGCCTACCGCAACCGCGGCCACCTGATGGCCGACATCGACCCGCTGCGCCTGGACAACACCCGCTTCCGTAGCCACCCTGATCTCGACGTCAACACGCATGGGCTGACGCTGTGGGACCTGGACCGCGAGTTCAAGGTCGACGGGTTCTCCGGCAAGCAGTACATGAAGCTGCGCGACGTGCTCTCGGTGCTGCGCGACGCATACTGCCGCCACATCGGCGTGGAGTACACGCACATCCTCGAGCCCGAGCAGCAGAAGTGGCTGCAGGAACGCATCGAGATCAAGCACGACAAGCCGACGGTGGCCGAGCAGAAGTACATCCTTTCCAAGCTCAATGCGGCCGAAGCGTTCGAAACCTTCCTGCAGACCAAATACGTTGGGCAAAAGCGGTTCTCGCTGGAAGGCGCCGAGACCGTCATCCCGATGATGGATGCCGCGATCGACCAGGCGGCCGAGCACGGGCTCGCCGAGGTGGTCATCGGCATGCCCCACCGCGGCCGGCTCAACGTGCTGGCCAACATCGTCGGCAAGCCGTACAGCCAGATCTTCACCGAGTTCGAGGGCAACCTGAACCCGTCACAGGCACACGGCTCCGGCGACGTGAAGTACCACCTCGGCGCATCCGGCAACTACATCCAGATGTTCGGCGACAACGACATTCAGGTGTCGCTTACCGCCAACCCGAGCCACCTCGAAGCGGTCGACCCGGTGCTCGAGGGCTTGGTGCGCGCCAAGCAGGATCTGCTCGACGCGAGCAAGGACGCCGACGTCTCCGGCGAGTACCCCGTCGTCCCGCTCATGCTTCACGGCGACGCGGCGTTCGCCGGCCAGGGCGTGGTCGCCGAGACGCTGAACCTCGCGCTGCTCGACGGTTACACGACCGGCGGCACCGTCCACATCGTGGTCAACAACCAGATCGGGTTCACCACTGCGCCAACGGATTCGCGCTCCAGCGAGTACTGCACCGACGTCGCCAAGATGATCGGCGCGCCGATCTTCCACGTCAACGGCGACGACCCGGAGGCCTGCGCCTGGGTGGCGCGGCTGGCAGTGGACTTCCGCCAGAAGTTCAAGAAGGACGTCGTCATCGACATGCTGTGCTACCGCCGTCGCGGGCACAACGAAGGCGACGACCCGTCGATGACCCAGCCGTACATGTACGACGTGATCGACACCAAGCGCGGCTCCCGCAAGGCCTACACCGAAGCCCTGATCGGCCGCGGTGACATCTCGATGAAAGAGGCCGAGGACGCCCTGCGTGACTACCAGGGTCAGCTGGAACGGGTGTTCAACGAAGTCCGCGAGCTGGAGAAGCACGCCGCCGAACCGAGTGAGTCGGTGGAGGCCGACCAGCAGATCCCGCAGCGGCTCGCGACCGCGGTCGACAAGTCCCTGCTGGCCCGTATCGGCGATGCCCACCTGGCGTTGCCAGAAGGCTTCACCGTGCACCCGCGCGTCAAGCCGGTGCTGGAGAAGCGCCGCGAGATGGCCTACGAGGGCAAGATCGACTGGGCCTTTGCCGAGTTGCTGGCCCTGGGAACGCTGATCTCCGAGGGCAAACTGGTCCGCCTGTCAGGTCAGGACACCCAGCGCGGCACCTTCACCCAGCGCCACGCCGTCATCGTCGACCGCAAGACCGGCGAGGAGTTCACTCCGCTGCAGCTGCTGGCGACCAACACCGACGGCACCCCCACCGGCGGCAAGTTCCTGGTGTACAACTCGGCACTGTCCGAGTACGCCGCGGTCGGCTTCGAGTACGGCTACTCGGTGGGCAACCCGGACGCCATGGTGCTGTGGGAAGCCCAGTTCGGCGACTTCGTCAACGGCGCCCAGTCGATCATCGACGAGTTCATCTCCTCCGGTGAGGCCAAGTGGGGCCAGCTCTCCGACGTCGTACTGCTGCTGCCGCACGGCCACGAAGGTCAAGGTCCCGACCACACCTCGGGCCGCATCGAACGCTTCCTGCAGCTGTGGGCCGAGGGTTCGATGACCATCGCGGTGCCGTCGACGCCGGCGAACTACTTCCACCTGCTGCGCCGCCACGGCCTGGACGGCATCCAGCGTCCGCTGATCGTCTTCACCCCGAAGTCGATGCTGCGCAACAAGGCCGCGGTCAGCGACATCCGCGACTTCACCGAGCAGAAGTTCCGCTCGGTGCTCGAGGAGTCGAGCTACACCGACGGTGAAGGCGACCGCAGCAAGGTCACCCGGCTCCTGCTGTGCAGCGGGAAGATCTACTACGACCTGGCTGCGCGCAAGGCCAAGGACAACCGCGACGACGTGGCAATCGTGCGCCTCGAACAGCTCGCTCCCCTTCCGCGGCGCCGGCTGGCCGAGACACTGGACCGCTACCCGAATGTCACCGAGAAGTTCTGGGTGCAGGAGGAGCCGGCCAACCAGGGTGCCTGGCCGTCACTCGGCCTCACCTTGCCCGAGGTGCTTCCGGAGTACTTCAGCCCGATCACCCGGATCTCGCGGCGCGCGATGTCGGCGCCGTCTTCGGGTTCGTCGAAGGTCCACGCCGTCGAGCAGCAGGAGATCATCGACCTGGCCTTCGGCTAGACGCGGGTTTCGATCAGGGTGCGCACAACGGTGGGCGGGTCGGCGGGCGGTCACTAGACAACTAGGGTGACCATCGCAGCCGCCCCGCCGACCGTGCCCACGGCGCCGCCCGCCTCGCAAAACCCGGTGCGCACGGCGGTCCTGGCGAGCGTGCTCGGGACCACGATCGAGTGGTACGACTTCTTCCTGTACGCCACGGCCGCGAGCCTGGTGTTCAACCACACCTTCTTCCCCGACCAGAGTTCGTTCGTCGGCACGATGCTGGCGTTCGCCACCTTCGCCGTCGGATTCGTGGTCCGGCCCATCGGCGGTTTCGTGTTCGGCCACATCGGCGACCGGATCGGACGCAAGCGGACGCTGGCGCTGACCATGCTGCTGATGGGCGCGGCCACCGCTCTGATGGGTGTGTTGCCCACTGCCGCACAGATCGGTGTGCTCGCCCCGGTCCTGCTGCTGGTGTTGCGCGTGGTCCAGGGATTCGCCCTCGGCGGCGAGTGGGCCGGAGCGGTGCTGCTGGCCGTCGAGCACAGCCCGCGGCGTCGTCGCGGACTGTTCGGCAGCATCCCCCAGGTCGGGCTGGCACTCGGACTGGCGCTGGGTACCGGTGTGTTCGTGCTGCTGCAGCTGTGGTTGTCGCCCGAGGCTTTCCAAACCTACGGCTGGCGGATCGCGTTCCTGTTCAGCATCGTGCTGGTGATCTTCGGCGTGGTGGTGCGGTTTCGCGTCGCCGAGACGCCGGCGTTCGAGAAGCTGCGGGACAACGACGAGCGCTCGGCAGTGCCCGTGAAGGAGATCTTCCGTCCCCCGGCACTGCGCTCGACCGTGCTGGGCCTGCTGTCGCGTTGGGGCGAGGGCGCCGCGTTCAACACCTGGGGCGTGTTCACCATCGCGTATGCGACGACGACATTGCATCTGGGCAAGGTGCCGGTCCTGATCGTGGTCACCGTGGCGGCGCTGCTGATGGCGGTGTTGCTGCCGGTATCGGGGCTGCTCGCCGACCGGTTCAGCCCCAAGGCGGTCTACGCCTCGGGGATCGCCGCCTATGCCGTCGTGGTCTTCCCGGCGTTCGCGCTGTTCAACACCGGCAGCATCGCGGCCTACGCGGCGGGAATGTTGTTGGCGTTCGGCGTCATTCACGCCTGGTTCTACGGCGCGCAGGGCACGCTGTATGCCTCGCTGTTCCCCACCCGCACCCGTTACACGGGCCTGTCGACGGTGTATCAGCTGTCCGGCGTCTACGCGTCGGGCCTGACCCCGATGATCCTGACCGCCCTGATCGCGGCTGGGGGCGGCAGTCCCTGGCTGGCGTGCGGATACCTGGTGGCCACCGCGGTGATCAGCGTCGTCGCCACGCTGCTGCTACGGCCGGAGCACTAGTCGCCGACGCGGGTGAGCACCTGCGGTCCCGAATCGGTGATCGCCACGGTGTTCTCGGTGTGGGCTGTGCGGGAGCCGTCGGCCGAGCGGATGGTCCAGCCGTCGCGGTCGTAGATGATGCGGTCGGTGCCCGCGGCGAACCACGGTTCCAACGCCAGTGTCATGCCGGCCCGCAGCTTCATGCCGCGGCCGGGCCTGCCCCGGTTCGGCACGTGCGGGTCCTCGTGCATGGTGCGGCCGAGCCCGTGGCCGCCGAACTCTACGTTCACCGGATAGCCGTAATGGGCAGCGACGGCCCCGATGGCAGCCGAGATGTCGCCGAGCCGATTGCCGGGCCGTGCCGCGGCCGTACCGGCCTCCAGTGCCTCCTCGGTAGCCCGTACCAGCCGGACGTCGGCAGGCGCGGCGGTCCCGACGATCACGGTGCGAGCCGCGTCGGCGACCCAGCCGTCGACGGAGACCGCGAAGTCCATGGTGAGCACGTCGCCGTCGGCCAGCCGGTAATCGTGCGGAAGGCCGTGCAGCACGGCGTCGTTGACAGACAGGCAGATGACGTTGCGGAACGGTCCGCGGCCGAATGACGGGTCGTAGTCCCAGTAGCAGGATTCAGCACCGCGGCCCTTGACCATTTCGCGCGCACGGTATTCGAGGTCCAGCAAGTTGACCCCGACGTCGGCGAGCTCAGCCAACTCCGTGAGCACCTCGGCCACGAAGCGCCCGGTGACCCGCATGCGCTCGATCTCGTCGGCGGTCTTCAGCTCGATCATGTCCACTCTCCTCGGTATTTAAATACCAACACTAGCGGTATATAAATACCGGCGCTACCGTGGTGTCGTGGTCCGCACCCCGCTCACCCCCGCACAGATCGCCGCCGGCCGCCGGCTCGGCGAGACCCTGCGCACCGCCAGGGGCGACCGCTCACTCGACGAGGTGGCCTCGCAAGCCGGGATCTCCCCGGAAACCCTGCGCAAGATCGAGACGGGCCGGCTGCCCTCTCCCGCGTTCGGCACGGTCGTCGGACTGAGCGCCGCACTCGGCATCCCGCTGCAGACCTTGGCCGACGTGTGGCGAGATGCCGCCGCAGCAGAGGCCGCCATACGCGAGACCGCCGGTACCGCGTAATCTCCTAACTCGACACGTGTCGTACTACGCGAGGGAGTGTTCTATGGAGGGCTTCGCCGGAAAGGTCGCCGTGGTCACCGGCGCCGGATCGGGCATCGGGCAGGCGCTGGCCATCGAGCTCGGACGTTCGGGCGCCAAGCTGGCGATCAGCGACGTCGACACCGAGGGTCTGGC
The window above is part of the Mycolicibacterium fortuitum subsp. fortuitum genome. Proteins encoded here:
- a CDS encoding MFS transporter, whose translation is MSPALNARTPSPQGWVLARPDNPWNALWAMMVGFFMILVDATIVAVANPTIMEQLGADYDGVIWVTSAYLLAYAVPLLVAGRLGDMYGPKNLYLAGLAVFTAASLWCGLAGSIGMLIAARVVQGVGAALLTPQTLSTITRIFPPERRGVAMSVWGATAGVATLVGPLAGGVLVGSLGWQWIFFVNVPIGIVGLGLAVWLVPVLPTQPHRFDVLGVVLSGVGMFLIVFALQEGQSRHWAPWVWATGAVGIAVMVAFVCWQAVNTEEPLIPLQIFKDRDFSLANVGVATIGFAVTAMILPLMFYAQTVCGLSPIRSALLTAPTAIASGVLAPVVGRIVDRAHPTPVIGFGFSAMAVGLTWLAMEMTPTTPIWRLLLPQLVMGIGMAFIWSPLAATATRNLPPDLAGAGSGVYNATRQVGSVLGSAGIAAYMTSRIGAEMPGAATAAPRGEGAVAELPEFLHAPFSAAMSQSMLLPAFIALFGVVAALFLLGFDAEPTFAPNPEPYLDPRDDDDDDYVEFVVSHGHDGDGEADAVTDAFRALPLAEDPEKWENLYAEFMAERDE
- a CDS encoding multidrug effflux MFS transporter codes for the protein MASSPDVDQTKSVAEHSRMPGRVRMILVLGALVALGPLTIDMYLPALPRIAEELSVSSSVSQLTLTGTLAGLALGQLIVGPLSDSLGRRRPLMAGIVLHMVASVLCVLAPDIAVLGVARGLQGMGAAAASVVAIAVVGDLFSGTVAATVMSRLMLVLGVAPVLAPSLGAAVLLHGSWHWVFVALVVVAGALLAMAALALPETLPVSHRRPLAVRGIVGTYIELLRDSRFVILVLVAALGMSGLFAYISAAPFVLQGHYGLDQQAFALVFAAGAIALIGSTQFNVVLLRRFSPQAITVAALSWSALAGVVFVVLTVAHVGGLSAFVVPVLAILAGMGLVLPNAPAVALSRHPDAAGTAAALLGAAQFGLGAAVAPAIGALGNGALALSWVMTGGMAIALAALLLVGRRNGAEEPSEYPGDTLEIVSEAVVEPA
- a CDS encoding multifunctional oxoglutarate decarboxylase/oxoglutarate dehydrogenase thiamine pyrophosphate-binding subunit/dihydrolipoyllysine-residue succinyltransferase subunit; its protein translation is MSSSPSPFGQNEWLVEEMYRKFREDPSSVDPSWHEFLVDYSPEPTTDNTVANGQPAAPVAPPTPAPAPPAAPAAAPAQAAPAKAAPAKAAPAKPAPAKAAKSGPSPAEDDETQVLRGAAAAVVKNMNASLEVPTATSVRAIPAKLMIDNRVVINNHLKRTRGGKVSFTHLLGYAIVQAVKKFPNMNRYFAEVNGKPAAVTPAHTNLGLAIDLPGKDGNRSLVVAAIKRCETMHFGQFIAAYEDIVRRARDGKLTAEDFSGVTISLTNPGTIGTVHSVPRLMQGQGAIIGAGAMEYPAEFQGASEERIAELGIGKLITLTSTYDHRIIQGAESGDFLRTIHQLLLDDEFFDEIFRELGIPYEPVRWRTDNPDSIADKNARVIELIAAYRNRGHLMADIDPLRLDNTRFRSHPDLDVNTHGLTLWDLDREFKVDGFSGKQYMKLRDVLSVLRDAYCRHIGVEYTHILEPEQQKWLQERIEIKHDKPTVAEQKYILSKLNAAEAFETFLQTKYVGQKRFSLEGAETVIPMMDAAIDQAAEHGLAEVVIGMPHRGRLNVLANIVGKPYSQIFTEFEGNLNPSQAHGSGDVKYHLGASGNYIQMFGDNDIQVSLTANPSHLEAVDPVLEGLVRAKQDLLDASKDADVSGEYPVVPLMLHGDAAFAGQGVVAETLNLALLDGYTTGGTVHIVVNNQIGFTTAPTDSRSSEYCTDVAKMIGAPIFHVNGDDPEACAWVARLAVDFRQKFKKDVVIDMLCYRRRGHNEGDDPSMTQPYMYDVIDTKRGSRKAYTEALIGRGDISMKEAEDALRDYQGQLERVFNEVRELEKHAAEPSESVEADQQIPQRLATAVDKSLLARIGDAHLALPEGFTVHPRVKPVLEKRREMAYEGKIDWAFAELLALGTLISEGKLVRLSGQDTQRGTFTQRHAVIVDRKTGEEFTPLQLLATNTDGTPTGGKFLVYNSALSEYAAVGFEYGYSVGNPDAMVLWEAQFGDFVNGAQSIIDEFISSGEAKWGQLSDVVLLLPHGHEGQGPDHTSGRIERFLQLWAEGSMTIAVPSTPANYFHLLRRHGLDGIQRPLIVFTPKSMLRNKAAVSDIRDFTEQKFRSVLEESSYTDGEGDRSKVTRLLLCSGKIYYDLAARKAKDNRDDVAIVRLEQLAPLPRRRLAETLDRYPNVTEKFWVQEEPANQGAWPSLGLTLPEVLPEYFSPITRISRRAMSAPSSGSSKVHAVEQQEIIDLAFG
- a CDS encoding MFS transporter codes for the protein MTIAAAPPTVPTAPPASQNPVRTAVLASVLGTTIEWYDFFLYATAASLVFNHTFFPDQSSFVGTMLAFATFAVGFVVRPIGGFVFGHIGDRIGRKRTLALTMLLMGAATALMGVLPTAAQIGVLAPVLLLVLRVVQGFALGGEWAGAVLLAVEHSPRRRRGLFGSIPQVGLALGLALGTGVFVLLQLWLSPEAFQTYGWRIAFLFSIVLVIFGVVVRFRVAETPAFEKLRDNDERSAVPVKEIFRPPALRSTVLGLLSRWGEGAAFNTWGVFTIAYATTTLHLGKVPVLIVVTVAALLMAVLLPVSGLLADRFSPKAVYASGIAAYAVVVFPAFALFNTGSIAAYAAGMLLAFGVIHAWFYGAQGTLYASLFPTRTRYTGLSTVYQLSGVYASGLTPMILTALIAAGGGSPWLACGYLVATAVISVVATLLLRPEH
- the map gene encoding type I methionyl aminopeptidase, with product MIELKTADEIERMRVTGRFVAEVLTELAELADVGVNLLDLEYRAREMVKGRGAESCYWDYDPSFGRGPFRNVICLSVNDAVLHGLPHDYRLADGDVLTMDFAVSVDGWVADAARTVIVGTAAPADVRLVRATEEALEAGTAAARPGNRLGDISAAIGAVAAHYGYPVNVEFGGHGLGRTMHEDPHVPNRGRPGRGMKLRAGMTLALEPWFAAGTDRIIYDRDGWTIRSADGSRTAHTENTVAITDSGPQVLTRVGD
- a CDS encoding helix-turn-helix domain-containing protein: MVRTPLTPAQIAAGRRLGETLRTARGDRSLDEVASQAGISPETLRKIETGRLPSPAFGTVVGLSAALGIPLQTLADVWRDAAAAEAAIRETAGTA